The stretch of DNA GGGCttggtcgacgccgccgttggcgccgctcatcaccggcagcggcaccttGGCCGGAATCGGCGGCCCCGACGCGTAGTGAGGGTGGTGATTCTCGTTGGGGTAGTCGAAGGagtggccgcggcgaggtccCCTGCTAGGAGTGTACTGGCCCTGTCTATCTTGGTAGTTATCCGTCGAGACCGGAGCCAGAGGGctcgacgtggacggcgacgggcccggGCCTGCAGACCCGCGATAGGCCTTCTTCTGAAGCCGATTCCGGCCTCCGTTTGTAGGTGCTGGAGGTGCACGATGATCCTCGTTATAGCCATgagacggcgcgggcagtGCCGCCATCGACTGCGGCCTGGCGGCCACGCGGAGTGGCCGGCGACCACTCGGAGGCATTGGCTGAGCCcctgccggcgacggcctcgatcGTGGCTCGGGAGACGGCTCCTTCGAGCCCTTGGGTTCGGGCTCCGGGGCCCAAGACTCCATGGGCAGGTGATCCGAAGGATCAATCTCGCGACCGTCGTGCGTGATGATTTTGTCGTCCGGATGTGCTCGACCGGTGCCATCGCCCGCGATATTCGATGATGATACACTGGGGTTCAGTGCGTCGTACGAATCAGGGCCAAACGGGATATCTGACGCCCTTCTAGTTTCTGACGGAGGCGGAGCCGGGCTGACCGACTTCCGTCGGATCGTGTGCTGGACATTGGGGTTGGGTGAGACTTCGCGTCTGCGGAGGACCATTTGTGTATCGTGGCTTCCCGAATAAGTCACTGCAGGCCGTTCGCTGTAGCCTTGCGTGGCGTATGCGTTGGGCGATGTCCCATAAGAAGGCGGTCCTTCGCTGTGGTGGCGCCCCCgagtcggcgtcgtcatTTGCGGAGGGTACCTGCTGTCCCGGCTGTCATATCGACGCTCCTCGTAGATATGTTCGGCAATCTCCTGGGACAGAACCGGATCCATGCCCGGCGACAAAGAGGAAGGCACATCCGGCGTTCCATAGCTCGGCGAATTTCTCGCGTGGCTTGGTTCGAACTCGCGACGCGGACTCGGGCGATATTGGCTGTTCTGCTGCGGGTATGTTGGGCTGTTGGAGTAGTCCCTAACCGACAAAGGGGACACCGAAGCTGGAGGCTCAGGATGCTCCTGGTACGAAGCCGAATGATAGTGGCCCGGAGGCTGGCTCTGGGGATACGACGACCCACCAGGAGATCGGCTCAGATTAAGGGGTCCAGGGGTCGGGTTTGTTTGAAACATCATCTCGTCATGCGAGTTCATCCTGTTTGCACCATGGTGCTTGTAGGGGTTTGCCAGAGGGCCTGGCGGGGATTCAGGGACGTCCTCGACCGTAGGCTGCATCGATCGATATTGCTGGTCGTATGGAGCATCATATGGGTGATATCTTGGCGATGAAGACTCGTACGGCGGGGTGTTCTGGGAATCTGGCTGGTTCGGTGACGGCATTGACGGCTCGTAAGGTCGAAATGTCGGACGACCGGGATACGACGGTGAGGAGTGTCTGTGAGCCTCGCTCTTGAGAACGTCCTGCCGCATCTgcatcgacggcgtggaCTTTTGGGGCGAGGTGTCGTAGCCTCTGTGAGCCAGCTCCTGACCGCCACTGTTGTGCCTCGATCGATGGGCCGGCGGAGGGGGTGGTCGCCCATCTTCAAAGGGTGCGGGTTGCCTGGGGTCGTCTCCCGAGGGTAGCTCGTGATGCTCTGCGAGCGGCGAGGGTTGCCGCCTGGGCGATGGCTGGTCGTagggcgaggcaggcgtGCTCTGCCCATATCCCCGTTCCTCGAtgggacgaggcggcgtgTGACTATCGAGAGATGCTCGAGCCCGTGGCACTCGAGGTCCATCCACCCGGCCACTCGAATATCCCGACTGGGGTGAGGGCGAGTAATGGTCCGGATATGGTCGAGACGCAGGCGGGGGTGTGTTGTATTCCACTGCCTGCAGTGGGGACTGCGTCGGAACGAAGCCGGCGTGCGAAGCAGACTTGCCGTGCGAGCGAGGAggcgtgtggtggtggctctCGGCGGGCAACGGGGCGGACGCAGGTGGCGGGGGggcctcgcccgtcacggGATCGGAaggcaacggccgccgcttGACGGGCGTGGTTTGCCTCGATGAGGCGGCCTCTTGCTCAGACGGCAGAGACTGGCGAGCTCTCACGGGTAGCTTCTCGGGCTTGGGCCTCGTGTCGTAGTATGTGATCTCGATCCGAATCTCGCCGGCATACTTGCCCCGATATGTCAGACTCTGCCACATATCGctctggccgccgccagggacaacgatggccttgaggtcAA from Purpureocillium takamizusanense chromosome 6, complete sequence encodes:
- a CDS encoding uncharacterized protein (COG:S~BUSCO:EOG09263D2P~EggNog:ENOG503P04J), which translates into the protein MSTKSKTYSLLNGAHTAGIFADMTVDGPIIGTLVAIVDRAKNLPNRKTIGKQDPYCAARLGKEAKKTSTDIRGGQTPKWDQELRFTVHDSPDYYQLKVSVFNDDKKTDLIGEAWVDLKAIVVPGGGQSDMWQSLTYRGKYAGEIRIEITYYDTRPKPEKLPVRARQSLPSEQEAASSRQTTPVKRRPLPSDPVTGEAPPPPASAPLPAESHHHTPPRSHGKSASHAGFVPTQSPLQAVEYNTPPPASRPYPDHYSPSPQSGYSSGRVDGPRVPRARASLDSHTPPRPIEERGYGQSTPASPYDQPSPRRQPSPLAEHHELPSGDDPRQPAPFEDGRPPPPPAHRSRHNSGGQELAHRGYDTSPQKSTPSMQMRQDVLKSEAHRHSSPSYPGRPTFRPYEPSMPSPNQPDSQNTPPYESSSPRYHPYDAPYDQQYRSMQPTVEDVPESPPGPLANPYKHHGANRMNSHDEMMFQTNPTPGPLNLSRSPGGSSYPQSQPPGHYHSASYQEHPEPPASVSPLSVRDYSNSPTYPQQNSQYRPSPRREFEPSHARNSPSYGTPDVPSSLSPGMDPVLSQEIAEHIYEERRYDSRDSRYPPQMTTPTRGRHHSEGPPSYGTSPNAYATQGYSERPAVTYSGSHDTQMVLRRREVSPNPNVQHTIRRKSVSPAPPPSETRRASDIPFGPDSYDALNPSVSSSNIAGDGTGRAHPDDKIITHDGREIDPSDHLPMESWAPEPEPKGSKEPSPEPRSRPSPAGAQPMPPSGRRPLRVAARPQSMAALPAPSHGYNEDHRAPPAPTNGGRNRLQKKAYRGSAGPGPSPSTSSPLAPVSTDNYQDRQGQYTPSRGPRRGHSFDYPNENHHPHYASGPPIPAKVPLPVMSGANGGVDQALMQEMQRIDIGTGRSRRRGGY